A genomic window from Cytobacillus suaedae includes:
- the rsgA gene encoding ribosome small subunit-dependent GTPase A, translating into MTLEGLGWNSFFAESIQNYKESGLIRGRIVKRINDNYIINDGLNELHAKLTGKFRYQANQSKDFPAIGDWVVFEIKENSQFGFIHAVLPRKSYFSRKLAISGGRKIKRGILEGGKTEEQVIAANIDTVFIVCGLDGDFDLRRIERYLTLAYNSGATPVILLNKLDVCSRVEERIEQVKSVAVGVPFFPISAEKDINMSVIYSFLTIGQSIAFLGSSGVGKSTITNALLGIDKQRKQEVSKATGKGKHTTTSAELIQHSSGSVIIDTPGLREVQLWGDEEVLEESFRDITSLISQCKYSNCCHQSEPECAIKKAIEDRNISESRFESYLKQSDELQRLNHKIKNLEVQLNKRRKKNLREG; encoded by the coding sequence ATGACATTAGAAGGATTAGGATGGAATTCATTTTTTGCTGAAAGTATTCAGAATTACAAGGAAAGTGGACTCATTCGAGGGAGAATAGTAAAAAGAATAAATGATAACTACATCATTAATGATGGATTAAATGAGCTTCATGCTAAATTAACAGGAAAATTTAGATATCAAGCCAACCAGTCAAAGGACTTTCCTGCAATAGGTGATTGGGTAGTATTCGAAATAAAAGAAAATAGTCAGTTTGGATTTATTCATGCTGTTTTGCCAAGAAAAAGTTATTTCTCGCGCAAGTTAGCCATATCTGGAGGAAGAAAAATAAAGCGGGGGATACTTGAAGGTGGAAAGACAGAAGAACAAGTTATTGCAGCGAATATAGATACCGTCTTTATTGTATGTGGATTGGATGGTGATTTTGATCTTCGTAGAATAGAAAGGTATCTTACGTTGGCGTACAATAGTGGTGCAACTCCTGTTATCCTACTAAATAAATTAGATGTTTGTAGTAGAGTAGAAGAGCGTATAGAACAGGTCAAATCTGTAGCGGTCGGAGTACCATTCTTTCCTATAAGTGCGGAAAAAGATATAAACATGTCTGTAATATATTCCTTTCTAACTATAGGTCAATCTATTGCTTTTCTTGGTTCTTCAGGTGTAGGTAAGTCAACTATTACCAACGCATTGTTGGGGATAGATAAACAAAGAAAACAAGAGGTAAGTAAGGCTACGGGAAAAGGGAAGCATACGACTACAAGTGCTGAATTAATCCAACACTCTTCTGGATCTGTAATTATAGATACTCCAGGCTTAAGGGAAGTACAGCTTTGGGGAGACGAAGAGGTTCTTGAGGAGAGCTTTAGAGACATTACTTCACTTATCAGTCAATGTAAATATTCAAATTGCTGCCATCAATCGGAGCCAGAATGCGCGATTAAAAAGGCTATCGAAGATCGGAATATTAGCGAGAGTAGATTTGAGAGCTATCTAAAACAATCAGATGAACTTCAAAGATTAAATCATAAAATAAAAAATCTCGAAGTTCAGTTAAATAAAAGAAGAAAAAAGAATTTGAGGGAAGGATGA
- a CDS encoding protein-glutamine gamma-glutamyltransferase, translating to MIQISGMPFQPNGINIGNIEKEIIQQMSNTRVLYSYSSANELLFELNLRKNILESAIEMNSSQAEFTTFQHAYCNEAYWNRTYEGGFRLKPNVNPSDAILDIYQSSSQYAFECATACIIIFYHAVLKSIGKPLFNSLFQSLYLYSWHSDPDLGINTYYGEHFLPGDVVYFRNPDYNPETSWYRGVNAVTMRDGTFFGHGVGIKSTQEMIEFLNKYRRPTSGQSAYLTQLVTNPSFQRLFAISTYQRGSVPKKQYKVCHHNRSSISFLHYLSYYHKQFSQ from the coding sequence ATGATACAAATATCTGGTATGCCCTTTCAACCAAATGGAATAAACATTGGAAATATTGAAAAGGAAATTATTCAGCAAATGTCCAACACTCGCGTATTATACTCATATTCTTCTGCTAATGAACTTTTATTTGAGCTTAACCTCCGTAAAAACATTTTAGAAAGTGCGATAGAAATGAATAGTAGCCAAGCTGAGTTTACAACTTTTCAGCACGCGTATTGTAATGAAGCCTATTGGAATCGAACATATGAAGGTGGCTTTCGGTTAAAGCCTAACGTAAATCCATCTGATGCCATTCTGGACATTTATCAAAGTAGTTCACAGTATGCCTTTGAATGTGCAACTGCATGTATCATCATCTTTTACCATGCCGTGCTAAAGAGTATCGGAAAGCCTCTTTTCAATTCGCTATTTCAGTCTCTTTATTTATATAGCTGGCATTCTGATCCTGACCTCGGGATTAATACGTACTATGGGGAACATTTCTTGCCTGGTGATGTTGTTTATTTCCGCAATCCAGATTACAACCCAGAAACCTCATGGTATAGGGGAGTAAACGCGGTGACGATGAGGGATGGAACTTTTTTCGGCCACGGTGTGGGAATAAAGAGCACTCAAGAAATGATTGAGTTTTTGAATAAATATAGACGTCCAACTAGTGGTCAATCTGCTTACTTAACCCAATTAGTTACAAACCCTTCCTTTCAGCGTCTATTTGCAATATCCACTTATCAAAGAGGCTCAGTTCCCAAAAAGCAATATAAAGTATGTCATCATAATAGAAGTTCAATTTCTTTTCTACACTATCTTTCTTATTACCACAAACAGTTCAGTCAATAA
- a CDS encoding YjcZ family sporulation protein — protein MEAYVNTAPYMGANVNAAPYMGANVNAAPVLGANVPPQPTNIAPSYGYTCPTPCNNTFVLIVVLFILLIIVGTCYYPKC, from the coding sequence ATGGAGGCATATGTCAATACAGCACCATATATGGGTGCTAACGTAAATGCAGCACCTTATATGGGGGCTAACGTAAATGCAGCACCAGTCTTAGGAGCAAATGTACCACCTCAACCAACAAATATTGCGCCTAGTTACGGATATACTTGTCCAACACCATGTAACAATACCTTCGTACTAATTGTTGTGTTGTTTATCTTATTAATCATCGTAGGTACTTGCTACTATCCAAAATGTTAG
- a CDS encoding alpha/beta hydrolase, whose protein sequence is MERNISVFETEGISIEYSIIGNGEPIFVMHGGHSNCHEEFGYKSLVDNGYSIITPSRAGYGGTSKEIGKSLLLACEYYLKLIDFLSIEKVHILAISAGGPSGIYFASKYPDRVRSLTLQSAVTKKWLMPKDKEYKAARILFRPNTEKFTWGLISSMNNFFPHFIFKQMFSSFSKLKYNDAKDKISKEDIELIRKMNNRQRSGSGFFIDLIQVNEITLENLQAITCPSLILHSKHDASVPLDHAYYAHKNIKSSELCVLDSWGHLIWLGKTSNVIDDNMNNFLQTNRIS, encoded by the coding sequence ATGGAAAGAAACATAAGCGTATTTGAAACTGAAGGTATATCAATTGAGTATTCCATTATAGGAAACGGGGAACCTATTTTTGTCATGCATGGGGGCCATTCAAATTGTCATGAAGAATTCGGCTATAAGTCTTTAGTCGATAATGGTTATTCTATAATTACCCCTTCAAGAGCAGGATATGGTGGTACTTCTAAGGAAATTGGTAAAAGTCTTTTACTAGCATGTGAATATTATTTGAAATTAATAGACTTTTTGTCCATCGAAAAAGTCCATATTCTTGCAATTTCTGCCGGTGGACCAAGTGGAATCTATTTTGCCTCTAAATATCCAGACCGTGTTCGTTCACTTACGTTACAATCTGCAGTTACGAAAAAGTGGCTAATGCCTAAGGATAAAGAATACAAAGCGGCGAGAATCTTATTTAGACCAAATACTGAAAAATTTACCTGGGGATTAATTTCTTCTATGAATAATTTCTTCCCGCATTTTATCTTTAAACAAATGTTTTCTTCATTTAGCAAACTTAAGTATAATGATGCAAAAGATAAAATAAGTAAGGAGGATATAGAACTCATTAGAAAAATGAATAACAGGCAAAGATCAGGTTCTGGTTTTTTTATAGATTTAATACAAGTTAATGAAATAACCCTTGAAAACTTACAAGCAATAACTTGTCCATCACTCATTTTGCATAGCAAACACGACGCATCTGTACCATTAGATCATGCCTATTACGCTCATAAGAATATTAAGTCCTCGGAACTTTGTGTACTTGACTCATGGGGACATTTAATTTGGCTTGGCAAAACATCAAATGTAATTGATGATAACATGAATAACTTTTTACAAACGAATAGAATTTCATAA
- a CDS encoding DUF2642 domain-containing protein, giving the protein MQPKQVVIVEPFVYATVSTLVGKRAVIETSRGNLSGTVIDVKPDHLVLQERDSTFFVRLLEIIWIMPE; this is encoded by the coding sequence ATGCAACCAAAACAAGTTGTCATTGTTGAGCCATTTGTATATGCAACAGTTAGTACCCTTGTAGGAAAAAGAGCTGTAATTGAAACATCAAGAGGTAACTTATCAGGTACAGTGATAGATGTTAAACCTGATCATTTAGTACTCCAAGAGCGTGATTCTACATTTTTTGTACGTTTATTAGAAATTATTTGGATTATGCCTGAATAG
- a CDS encoding DUF2642 domain-containing protein translates to MQPEQVVVVEPFVYSATCTLVGKPVVLETTRGRVTGLVMDVKPDHVVLQERDSTFFVRLCEVVWIMPDKYLK, encoded by the coding sequence ATGCAGCCAGAACAGGTTGTAGTAGTTGAGCCGTTCGTATATTCTGCTACTTGTACTCTGGTTGGTAAACCAGTAGTTCTTGAAACTACAAGAGGAAGAGTAACTGGCTTAGTAATGGATGTTAAACCTGACCATGTAGTACTACAGGAACGTGATTCTACCTTCTTTGTCCGTCTGTGTGAAGTGGTCTGGATTATGCCTGACAAATATCTAAAATAA
- the yfbR gene encoding 5'-deoxynucleotidase: protein MESHLLANLYRLRYIERWSLMRNVMKENVAEHSFHVSVLTHCLCSIANVVFNKEVNTERAVTLSLFHDVTEVFTGDIPTPVKHHNRDILKNFRDIEELAAEKLTSQAPEELRDVYRDVIQNQTEEELTRYIKAADLLDAYLKCATELSAGNREFVVAKKQIEEKINSLNMPEVEYFLTHLAPSFEKTLDEISE from the coding sequence ATGGAAAGTCATCTATTAGCCAATTTATATCGTTTAAGGTACATTGAACGGTGGAGCTTAATGAGAAATGTAATGAAGGAAAACGTAGCAGAACATTCCTTTCATGTCTCTGTTTTAACACATTGTCTCTGCTCAATCGCAAATGTTGTATTTAATAAAGAAGTGAATACTGAAAGAGCTGTCACTTTATCTCTCTTTCATGACGTAACAGAAGTATTTACTGGTGATATACCAACACCAGTCAAACACCATAATCGTGATATTCTAAAGAATTTTAGAGATATCGAGGAATTAGCCGCAGAGAAATTAACTAGTCAAGCTCCTGAAGAACTAAGAGATGTCTACAGAGATGTAATACAAAATCAGACCGAGGAAGAATTGACACGATACATAAAAGCAGCAGACCTTTTAGATGCATATTTAAAGTGTGCAACTGAATTATCGGCTGGAAACAGAGAATTTGTTGTAGCTAAAAAACAAATAGAGGAAAAGATCAACAGCCTTAATATGCCTGAAGTGGAATACTTTCTTACCCATCTTGCCCCGAGCTTTGAAAAAACCTTAGACGAGATTTCAGAGTAA
- a CDS encoding SDR family oxidoreductase: MKSAILVTGATGNIGNYVVKELTAKNERVRVAVRNLEKEKEGFSQYPVDIVEFDFLNPTTYDQALDGVKKIFLIRPPQLANPKKDMKPFIDTLRDKGVEQIVFVSLMGVEKNPIVPHRKIEDMIVASGIPYTFLRPGFFMQNLNTTHSEDIAIRNELFMPVGKAKTSFIDTRDIAAVAAVCLTEPGHLGKKYTLTGAESIDYHKVATILSTTLGRKIEYKNPGVLEFRRTIIKRGIKKEYANVMTILYVMTRLGTAEKTTDDLEKLLKRKPISFEQYAKDFQEEWK, translated from the coding sequence ATGAAATCAGCCATACTAGTTACTGGAGCAACAGGAAATATTGGGAATTATGTTGTGAAAGAACTTACTGCAAAGAATGAGAGGGTTCGTGTTGCTGTGCGAAATCTTGAAAAAGAGAAGGAAGGATTCTCGCAATATCCAGTTGACATAGTTGAATTTGATTTTTTAAATCCAACTACGTATGATCAAGCACTAGATGGAGTAAAGAAGATATTTTTAATACGTCCCCCACAGCTTGCAAACCCAAAGAAAGATATGAAACCTTTTATCGATACACTCAGGGATAAAGGAGTTGAACAAATTGTTTTTGTATCTTTAATGGGAGTTGAGAAAAATCCAATTGTACCACATCGTAAAATTGAAGATATGATTGTTGCCTCTGGTATACCTTACACATTCTTGCGTCCTGGATTTTTTATGCAAAACTTAAATACAACCCATAGTGAAGATATTGCTATCCGTAATGAGTTATTTATGCCAGTTGGGAAAGCAAAGACAAGTTTTATTGATACAAGAGACATTGCAGCTGTTGCAGCTGTCTGTTTAACTGAACCAGGTCATCTAGGGAAAAAATATACATTAACAGGAGCCGAATCCATTGACTACCATAAAGTGGCTACCATACTATCAACCACTTTAGGTAGAAAAATAGAGTATAAAAATCCTGGAGTATTAGAGTTTCGTAGAACAATCATAAAAAGAGGAATTAAAAAGGAATATGCAAATGTGATGACTATACTTTATGTTATGACTCGTTTAGGTACGGCTGAAAAGACAACGGATGATTTAGAAAAGCTATTAAAGCGAAAACCTATATCTTTTGAACAGTATGCTAAGGATTTTCAAGAGGAATGGAAATAA
- a CDS encoding TetR/AcrR family transcriptional regulator codes for MSTKKSSKDKIIETSSILFQTQGYHATGLNQITKESGAPKGSLYYYFPEGKEQLASESVESTSILVAKRIREGLQCSNDPITAIQTFINNLADEYEKSEVKQGLPIAAVALETAHTSEVLRQSCLSSYEMWHSVFAEKLISAGYKKEDAFEVSLVINAMIEGAFINVLLKQNSDPLRKVARYIPKLLS; via the coding sequence TTGAGTACTAAAAAATCATCCAAGGATAAAATTATAGAAACATCGTCCATATTGTTTCAAACACAAGGTTATCATGCAACAGGTTTAAATCAGATTACAAAAGAAAGTGGTGCACCTAAAGGCTCATTGTATTATTACTTTCCTGAAGGAAAGGAGCAGCTAGCAAGTGAGTCAGTAGAGAGCACTTCGATTCTTGTTGCAAAGCGAATTCGAGAAGGATTACAGTGTAGTAATGATCCTATTACAGCTATACAAACATTTATTAATAACTTAGCTGATGAATACGAAAAAAGTGAAGTTAAACAAGGTCTTCCAATTGCTGCGGTTGCTCTTGAAACAGCTCATACGAGTGAAGTACTTAGGCAATCTTGTCTGAGCTCTTATGAAATGTGGCATAGCGTTTTTGCGGAAAAATTAATATCAGCTGGTTATAAAAAAGAGGACGCATTTGAAGTTAGTTTAGTCATTAATGCGATGATTGAGGGTGCTTTTATTAATGTACTACTAAAGCAGAACAGTGATCCGTTAAGGAAAGTTGCTCGTTATATCCCAAAATTATTGTCATAA
- a CDS encoding inositol monophosphatase encodes MDLDSKELGQFASEIVSEAGQLLLKLRNDPLDLEEKRDHADLVTVVDSAVERFLVDKIVERYPSHGIVGEEGVFETNVSHFDTQWIIDPIDGTTNFIHNFPYYGISVGIVHKGIGVIGVVYNPSTNELYFAEKGHGAYVNGEKLSLDKPMLLKEALVSSTMFWEDSRKKDAIHPSLLHIYKNTRGLRLVGGAAISLCEIAKGTLSAYVAPMLSTWDYAGGVIVLQEAGGVITRLDGKSVSFKESGSILAANPSIHQELLSIYTD; translated from the coding sequence ATGGATTTAGATAGTAAGGAACTTGGTCAATTTGCATCAGAAATCGTAAGTGAAGCGGGTCAATTGTTGTTAAAGTTAAGAAACGACCCTTTAGACCTTGAGGAAAAGAGGGACCATGCAGATTTAGTGACAGTAGTTGATAGTGCAGTTGAGAGATTTTTAGTGGACAAAATAGTAGAGAGATATCCTAGTCATGGCATCGTTGGCGAAGAAGGAGTGTTTGAGACGAATGTATCTCACTTTGACACGCAATGGATTATCGATCCGATTGATGGAACAACGAATTTTATACATAACTTTCCGTATTACGGAATTTCTGTAGGGATTGTACATAAAGGGATAGGTGTAATTGGAGTGGTTTATAATCCTTCAACGAATGAGTTATATTTTGCAGAAAAAGGCCATGGGGCATATGTAAATGGTGAGAAGTTAAGCCTAGATAAGCCGATGTTGTTGAAAGAAGCCCTTGTCTCATCAACAATGTTTTGGGAAGATTCGAGAAAGAAGGATGCAATCCACCCAAGTCTGTTACATATCTACAAAAACACGAGAGGCCTTCGTTTAGTCGGGGGTGCAGCTATTAGTTTGTGTGAAATTGCTAAGGGTACTCTTAGTGCGTATGTTGCACCGATGTTAAGTACATGGGATTACGCTGGAGGAGTTATTGTTTTACAAGAAGCAGGTGGAGTCATTACGAGGTTAGATGGAAAATCAGTTTCATTTAAAGAAAGTGGCAGTATATTGGCTGCTAATCCTAGTATCCATCAAGAACTTCTATCTATTTATACTGATTAG
- a CDS encoding DUF4145 domain-containing protein encodes MKNTPYFYQYLEPLSKELAFLARELESSIFSSPRTMLTHARVFVENILINVMAFENMKEHPTITLKDRLQMLENDGILTADIRDALHNIRKAGNQASHDARMFRYSEALLSWEELYKVVKWYIEVYAPLTIKVPDYQDPSAPKEQIYDISELEIRLKTLEQLLIASMQKETKSDSSEGEVAATTTEEPVTFEEPGFTKIRTISYKGETLDIPYFLRDAFLLPQRFEKSETFLIRLGAEQQARIMSELPSNLEGLYTHVKRFNDKNDEQLFNELKVFIEEEKIRRKIKLQRQGELFLFYKDEHIILTEELKQVPLTTDEFKGVPSLIKQLNEEQIYKVGQLPMELVILGKYKNVGVVNIGRFFEQLKEK; translated from the coding sequence ATGAAGAATACACCTTATTTTTATCAGTATCTAGAACCGCTATCAAAAGAACTAGCCTTTCTTGCAAGAGAGCTAGAATCTAGTATTTTTTCGAGTCCACGAACAATGTTAACTCATGCTAGAGTGTTTGTTGAAAACATCTTAATCAACGTGATGGCCTTTGAAAATATGAAAGAACATCCTACAATTACGTTAAAAGATCGACTTCAAATGCTAGAGAACGATGGTATTTTAACAGCAGATATTCGTGATGCATTACACAATATTAGAAAAGCAGGCAATCAAGCCTCACATGATGCGAGAATGTTCCGCTACTCAGAAGCACTATTGTCTTGGGAAGAGTTATATAAAGTTGTGAAGTGGTACATCGAGGTATATGCACCTCTTACAATAAAAGTACCTGACTATCAAGACCCCTCAGCACCCAAAGAACAAATCTACGACATTAGTGAACTAGAAATTCGTTTAAAGACACTTGAACAATTATTAATAGCATCAATGCAGAAGGAAACGAAATCAGATTCATCTGAAGGTGAAGTGGCAGCAACTACCACAGAAGAGCCTGTCACATTTGAAGAACCTGGATTTACAAAAATCAGGACAATTTCCTATAAGGGTGAAACTTTAGATATCCCTTACTTTTTACGCGACGCTTTCTTACTTCCACAGCGATTTGAAAAATCAGAGACGTTTTTAATTCGCCTTGGCGCAGAGCAACAGGCTCGAATCATGAGTGAACTTCCTAGTAATCTAGAAGGTTTATATACTCATGTAAAACGTTTTAATGATAAGAACGATGAACAATTGTTCAATGAATTAAAAGTCTTTATCGAGGAAGAAAAGATTCGTAGAAAGATTAAACTACAGCGCCAAGGCGAACTATTCCTATTTTATAAGGATGAACATATTATCCTAACAGAGGAACTTAAGCAAGTCCCATTAACAACGGATGAATTTAAGGGAGTTCCAAGCCTTATTAAACAGCTTAATGAGGAACAAATTTATAAAGTTGGGCAATTGCCGATGGAACTAGTAATCTTAGGTAAATATAAAAACGTCGGTGTTGTTAACATTGGTCGATTTTTTGAACAGTTGAAGGAGAAATAG
- a CDS encoding NAD-dependent deacylase: MKGKDNFSGEVTTLATWLQQARHTTVLTGAGMSTESNIPDFRSKNGWWKNIDPRTVATTKALKRDYDLFHEFYSMRIKGLEKCSPHQGHKILATWEGKGLTQAIATQNVDGLHIDAGNETVYELHGSIHKIRCDKCSNTDSMDNFLEKESCHSCGGKLRPGVVLFGETLPEESWNAAISHIRKSDLVIVIGTSLEVYPASELPRMTNGKKVYLNAEIDYHATHFDLTIEGKAGKILKQVDELLDV; encoded by the coding sequence ATGAAAGGGAAAGATAACTTTTCAGGTGAAGTAACTACTTTAGCAACATGGCTGCAACAGGCTAGACATACAACGGTTCTAACTGGGGCCGGTATGTCTACAGAATCCAATATTCCAGATTTCCGTTCCAAGAATGGTTGGTGGAAAAATATCGATCCTAGAACGGTAGCTACCACTAAGGCATTGAAACGGGATTATGATTTATTTCATGAATTTTATAGCATGCGAATAAAAGGACTTGAAAAGTGTTCTCCGCACCAAGGACATAAAATACTTGCAACTTGGGAGGGTAAAGGGCTAACCCAAGCAATAGCCACACAAAATGTAGACGGACTTCACATTGATGCTGGGAATGAAACTGTATATGAACTCCATGGTTCAATTCATAAAATACGTTGTGATAAGTGCTCGAATACAGACTCTATGGATAACTTCTTAGAAAAAGAAAGTTGTCATTCTTGTGGAGGCAAGCTCCGTCCTGGAGTGGTTTTATTTGGAGAAACACTTCCTGAAGAGAGTTGGAATGCAGCAATAAGTCATATAAGAAAATCTGATCTTGTTATTGTCATCGGTACAAGTCTTGAAGTGTATCCCGCTAGTGAACTCCCAAGAATGACGAATGGGAAGAAAGTCTATCTCAATGCTGAAATTGACTACCATGCTACTCATTTTGACTTAACAATTGAAGGGAAGGCTGGAAAAATATTGAAGCAAGTAGATGAGCTATTGGATGTATGA
- a CDS encoding alpha/beta hydrolase has protein sequence MYSEFWVDHKGTKIHYIEVNSHLKETTPLVIVPGLSESAEDYITVLEKLAPRHCVVITLRGRGKSDSPKTGYTLEDHIADIESVITHLKVNEYVLMGFSRGVSYAIGYALRNTKALKGLIIGDYPAVHTQLPEGWVYFFSSLPPWRGKALKQRMSRDALNGLQQESNLVPFWDDLTRINCPVLIIRGGNLGAVLQEDDVKKYQEKIPHAQVEVFLGHDHNLFEPEVETFIQTAELFMEGIE, from the coding sequence GTGTACAGTGAATTCTGGGTAGATCATAAAGGTACAAAAATCCATTACATAGAGGTTAATAGCCATCTAAAAGAAACCACACCACTGGTTATTGTTCCAGGTCTTTCGGAATCAGCAGAAGACTATATAACAGTTTTAGAAAAACTGGCTCCAAGACATTGTGTTGTAATAACTCTAAGAGGTCGAGGTAAGAGTGATTCTCCTAAGACTGGATACACGCTTGAAGACCACATTGCAGATATTGAATCAGTCATTACTCACCTCAAAGTAAATGAATATGTTTTAATGGGCTTTTCAAGAGGGGTTTCCTATGCAATAGGATATGCGCTAAGAAATACAAAAGCGCTAAAAGGTCTCATCATAGGGGATTATCCAGCTGTGCATACACAACTCCCTGAAGGATGGGTGTACTTCTTTTCTTCATTACCACCTTGGAGAGGTAAAGCGTTAAAACAAAGAATGAGTAGAGATGCTTTAAATGGGCTTCAACAAGAGTCTAATCTTGTACCATTTTGGGATGATTTAACTAGAATCAACTGTCCCGTCCTGATTATTCGCGGAGGTAATCTTGGTGCCGTGTTGCAGGAGGATGATGTTAAAAAATATCAAGAAAAAATTCCACATGCACAGGTGGAGGTATTTCTAGGACATGATCATAACCTTTTTGAGCCCGAAGTAGAAACATTTATTCAGACGGCTGAATTGTTTATGGAAGGTATAGAATAA
- a CDS encoding SRPBCC family protein — protein sequence MAFKLVTTIDAPLEKVFEFMTDPKNAPGIYDYVVKTEKVTEGPVKVGTQIKEVKEIRGREITSTLTVIAYTLNDIYAFKNEVNGYTVEYHYTLKPSGEGTTVQFNGILRPKGIKSFFFKPMFERIIKTEDSDHLDRLKKLLEKNEQEEE from the coding sequence ATGGCATTTAAACTAGTAACAACCATTGATGCACCTTTAGAAAAAGTATTCGAGTTTATGACAGACCCAAAAAATGCACCAGGTATATACGATTATGTTGTTAAAACAGAAAAAGTAACAGAGGGACCGGTAAAAGTAGGCACACAAATTAAAGAGGTTAAAGAGATAAGAGGAAGAGAAATAACTAGCACATTAACCGTAATAGCCTATACACTCAATGACATATATGCCTTCAAAAATGAAGTCAATGGCTATACTGTTGAGTACCATTACACATTAAAACCGAGTGGAGAAGGTACAACCGTACAGTTTAATGGAATTCTTCGTCCGAAGGGTATCAAAAGCTTCTTTTTCAAACCAATGTTTGAACGGATTATTAAAACGGAGGATTCAGATCATTTAGATCGATTGAAAAAGCTGTTAGAGAAGAACGAGCAGGAAGAAGAATAA
- a CDS encoding MBL fold metallo-hydrolase — protein sequence MIQAFKLTTNNIGTKMRVYLFQIDDILLDTGPSSVSQEVRRIFKEVSIKQVIHTHHHEDHTGNSPWIEKYYDIPQWIHPLGVKHCEKATKLPFYRAVVWHNRKPFHPHALENSYIQTSSHLLNIVHTPGHAEDHIVLIDEEKGICFTGDLYLHHAPMSNFSFESVPEIIRSIDKTLKYRFKDVYCSHRGYIQGGRKLLEQKRDYLLRLQEEVIQAFLKGKSVNKIRKGMFPKNGPIQYASFFENSPIHTVKSIIQEL from the coding sequence GTGATTCAAGCTTTTAAACTAACGACTAACAACATAGGTACTAAGATGCGAGTGTACCTTTTTCAGATTGATGACATTCTACTCGATACCGGGCCAAGTAGTGTTAGTCAAGAAGTGCGCAGGATTTTTAAAGAAGTATCGATAAAGCAAGTCATCCATACTCATCATCATGAAGATCATACAGGGAATAGTCCGTGGATTGAGAAGTATTACGACATTCCACAGTGGATTCATCCTCTTGGAGTAAAGCATTGTGAGAAAGCTACGAAACTACCATTTTACAGAGCGGTAGTCTGGCACAATCGCAAACCATTTCACCCACATGCTTTAGAGAATTCTTACATACAAACTTCATCACATCTACTTAACATTGTTCATACACCAGGTCATGCAGAGGACCATATTGTTTTGATTGATGAAGAGAAAGGCATCTGTTTTACAGGAGATCTGTATTTGCATCATGCACCGATGTCAAATTTTTCTTTTGAATCTGTACCAGAAATCATTCGGTCTATAGATAAGACATTAAAGTACCGTTTCAAGGATGTGTATTGCTCACATCGCGGTTATATTCAAGGTGGACGAAAACTTTTAGAGCAGAAACGAGACTATCTATTACGTCTTCAAGAGGAAGTTATACAAGCTTTTCTAAAAGGCAAATCGGTAAATAAGATTCGTAAAGGCATGTTTCCGAAAAACGGACCCATTCAGTATGCTTCCTTTTTTGAAAACTCACCAATCCATACGGTTAAATCTATTATTCAGGAATTGTAG